The window AACCGTCGACCGAGAAGACCGCCGCGTTGAACGGCAAATAACACCGCAGGTTTGCGGCCGGCGGCCAATTTGTCGTGGCGCGATGGCGCATGGTGGTTCGCAGGACTGATAGCCGGCGCCGATATCCCGCAATGCGTTACGACACGCGGCCATTGCGACGCGACAAAACTACTGGTGAGTCGGGCCGCCGTGCCGCAACTGCGGGTAGAGCATCACGATGACCGCAGCGACGATGAGCGCCAGCGCCGCCCATTCGTTCCAGCGTGGCGTTTCGCCCAGCCACCAGGCGCTGAATAGTACAAAGATCGAGATGGAAATCACCTCCTGCAAGATTTTGAGTTGCGGCGCGGTGAACTGCCCGCTGGCGTGTCCGAGCCGATTGGCGGGGACTTGAAACGCGTACTCCGGCAGGGCAATGAGCCAACTGACCAAGATGACCACCACCAAGGGCGCGGCCCGATAACGCAGGTGGCCATACCAGGCGGCGGTCATGAAGAGGTTGGAGCAAAGCAGTAGCAGCGCCGTGCGCATGGAAAAACTCCGCAAAGGGTGTGGCAGTGGCGTGTCCCCGCTGGTGGGGGGAAGCGACAATAGGGCGTGCGGTCGGGGGATGTCCGACTCCACGGGAAATTTGCAAGTAACGCGGGGCCAATGATATAAGTAGCGCGGGTTGCCGAGAGAAGAGCAGTTGCGGTCGGCCTCAATTCAGGAGATCTGGCGATGTCACGGCGGTGGACGCTTTGCGTGTTGGTGGCGGCGATTTTGACTTCGGCGGGCGCGGTCTGCGGGGCCGACGACAGCGTG is drawn from Pirellulales bacterium and contains these coding sequences:
- a CDS encoding DMT family protein; the protein is MRTALLLLCSNLFMTAAWYGHLRYRAAPLVVVILVSWLIALPEYAFQVPANRLGHASGQFTAPQLKILQEVISISIFVLFSAWWLGETPRWNEWAALALIVAAVIVMLYPQLRHGGPTHQ